The following are from one region of the Siniperca chuatsi isolate FFG_IHB_CAS linkage group LG13, ASM2008510v1, whole genome shotgun sequence genome:
- the snai2 gene encoding zinc finger protein SNAI2 → MPRSFLVKKHINSAKKPNYSELESPTVFFTPHIYRGLALPVIPQPEILSPAAYSPITVWTTSNLPLSPLPSDLSPISGYPSSLSDTSSKDHSGSESPRSDEDEQMLPKLTDPHGVEAEKFQCSLCSKSYSTYSGLLKHKQLHCDAQTRKSFSCKYCEKEYVSLGALKMHIRTHTLPCVCKICGKAFSRPWLLQGHIRTHTGEKPFSCPHCNRAFADRSNLRAHLQTHSDVKKYQCKNCSKTFSRMSLLHKHEESGCCVAH, encoded by the exons ATGCCACGCTCTTTTCTGGTCAAGAAACACATAAACTCCGCAAAGAAGCCAAATTATAGTGAGCTGGAGAGCCCAACAG TGTTCTTCACGCCGCACATCTACAGGGGCCTTGCCCTGCCCGTCATCCCCCAGCCGGAGATCCTGAGCCCGGCAGCGTACAGCCCCATCACAGTGTGGACTACCAGCAACTTGCCGCTGTCTCCGCTGCCCAGTGACCTCTCCCCCATCTCCGGATACCCCTCATCGCTCTCCGACACCTCCTCTAAGGACCACAGCGGCTCTGAAAGCCCGAGGAGTGATGAAGACGAGCAGATGCTGCCCAAGCTGACAGACCCTCACGGAGTGGAAGCAGAGAAATTCCAATGTAGTTTGTGTAGCAAGTCCTACTCCACGTACTCTGGACTGCTCAAGCATAAACAGCTGCACTGCGACGCCCAAACGAGGAAATCCTTCAGTTGTAAATACTGCGAGAAGGAGTATGTAAGCCTGGGAGCTCTCAAAATGCACATCAGGACTCACACTTTGCCTTGTGTATGCAAAATATGCGGGAAAGCTTTCTCTAGACCGTGGCTGCTCCAAGGACACATCAGGACGCACACCG GAGAGAAGCCGTTCTCCTGCCCTCACTGCAATAGGGCTTTTGCGGACAGGTCCAATCTCAGGGCTCACCTACAGACCCATTCGGATGTGAAAAAATACCAATGCAAGAACTGCTCCAAAACCTTCTCCAGGATGTCTCTTCTGCACAAGCATGAGGAATCTGGTTGTTGTGTAGCACACTGA